gatggtcaaccggtcatgccaattaatatttgttttagtaaacctctagtttacttgtggcatatgattccatcatcatgcttatatttgtgtagtacaaataggaagaaaatcgggtaaccttttatatttacccggtatgattatagaaatatgaagatattcaatcttcatttcatttatagtctcaatttgacaaccactttgacttatacatttgaaattcaaaaagtttcttttgagactttacaatatcaatgtcatgaataattttattcatctgggtagtaacaaattagttttttcggagctcttaacaacttttgtactacaagatcttttatcataccattcatatggtaaatgtctccttcacggagaaacttatatcataataaattgtcatggtcaaaattatcataagcaaaattatttcttgctttaattttgcctttaataatttttataaggtatgccaaaatattttggcgtatcacatgtacgagaccaatgacatattcatgtaatcaCACAATAATATTTGTTCTCTTTATTTCATTCAAACCTCCCTCAAAGGTGAGTTGTGTGATACTCATCCAATCATGccttgcatgtctttattcattactTTTATCACATATTACCACATTCACCTTTAGGAATGGGtctgcattctcaatgcttatcacaagtcacattctcttcaaggaatggatcataatcagcgatgtgcttcataccaatttgatgataaacattgccttcacattttgaaggactattttgagaacccttgttgttctccttttataatcattgtgatgattattattatttggaacgctcacgttcattgttcaaccacttgtcttcatttagacttattatgcacTGCTATCACATTTACTTCAAGAATgtagcaaatcaagtgggacaattttcatgcattttcatgaaaaatatattatttttctttagtcatcattatatcataaatatggtacattgggactcaaacccaatatcttaccaatataaaggcatgttaggtcataataaattgggactcaaacccaactcttatcattatggagcatcaggacttgatctcgatgtcttaccctcaatcaatggcataataggctaaacaatattgagattcattctcaagacttaatttcaatcacatgccaagaaagttatacacaactaatttgcatcttagcaaatcaaatttgctttgttaaataagtgtacaaatctcaaatcagcgtaaagctttattaatcatttgtagcatctatatgaaatacaaccgtttgtagtcagaacatttcttttaaattctattagagtttaaaaggatcataaaatcattgtcataatatttattgagtctcactaaaaaatattgttgttttcggggtataccctacctattggatttgattaaatgcgatgactttccttcactcaattcaaccaagcaatcaatgaataaatttatcaaaagtacaccatataggtaacaatacatatatatatagtactaatacataaattcaacATTTATATTACatgaaaagtgacattataggtcacaacttaccagttgtagcttgtgcatcattcatataaaatacttaaaaatggtaagtcagtagcaagcatcaagtaggtcatggatactcaaaaatacctcttctagtagtcatactaatcattgtttgctttcaaatgatacgaccataaattatgaagtatactttctcaatagctggtttgttttccaaacttcaaagaagtaattaatcaacctagataaagatgtgaagtatttcttgttttcttcaagatgatttatgcttttaatcagtatgaccaattttattttattttttattcctttttttttggtgctatatgcaagtgtaaaaatccaaaaggaaaaaaaatattcatccaagtaaaagaaaatgtttaaagcggcaggacagattgaagatagttaacacataaatatgcataggacaatttatataaaatatccttggttaccatgacatgcatcatatcaacaattaactgctactatgattttcacatatagaacttcgaaaattttattccattcatgtgatataaaagatgtaatattaatatgtgcttatgcaatacaggtgtagtacgaagttgtgtgcatatgagattttaaaggaatgacaagtataagataatcataccttcttacatttcattacttaccatatgtagtttctctttacatttaaccatgtgatgatatgtatAGCTTCTAATTGTAATTTTTTCGGATGTAGGAATTTTTTTTGtaggtatatatacaattggttagagactcgtgctgataatgtgttatgaaataaaagcaatttagtaaaacatgaacaagaaataaaagcaatttagtaaaacatgaacaagaaatagagatagagagaaggaagagattttcttcttcaattgtgtgtattttcctatctattacaaggcctttatataggcatggaaaatgaagaaaatatatCATGGAATAtatcattgaacatagaaaatatgtcattgaatatgtcattaaccatttgagagaaagatcatggaggaagagtagacatccaccatattttgatttttatcataacatcTACCATAATATTTGATGACAACGTAGATTATTATGTCGCACTACTTTACAATTTTTACAAAGTGGAATATTTGGTCCCCCAAAAAAACGAAAAGACCTGTAACAAAACACTTTATTGAAGGCATAACATATAAATGGGCTCTCAAATATGGGGGAAATTGCATAAGTACCTCCGATTTATAGATGGATTTCCAATTACACACTCTATTTTTGCGGGGTTTTTATTACCCCCAAACTATTTTTAAGTAGAATAAATTCACTCTTAAAGTACCACAACCAACTTTCTGTTGGAGTGAACCACACTAGCTTGACACATCATAtttcattaattttttttattattaaaaaactatatttttcttttcctttctcttttctcttcttcaTTACTCCAGTCACTACCAACAAATTAGAATAATAAAGATTCactcatatttttctttttctgctgCTATGCTTCTTTAATGCCTATTATGGTAGAAGATTTTTGGATGGTGACTATAATCGGTGATTGTGGGTGGCATAAAGATGATAAATGTTATAATTAAGAGGTGAGTGATGACATATAATGTATAAGTGTGTCTGCTAGGTTAGAAGAAGATTTTTTTCGGTTAAAATTTTAATACCTCCATCTTTTCTGTATGAGAaggttttctgatgatgaattctcccttccccaaaaatctgagtgtattttgctttgcttatgaataAATCtttttgaggcttgagtttgtgTGTGAAAATGATagaaacaggaaaaagaaaaagagaataaaTGGAAGAAGAATGGTCAGACAAAGTCGCTGACGAGTGAATATCCGTCGGAATTagagaaaaaacgaaaaaagaagtaaaagaaaaagaaaaaggaaaaggaaaaggaaaaggaaaaaagtaaaaaattatatatctcactaaaaatggtttaaaagaaaatctgaaaatCTTATTTTCTTGCTTCTCACTCTCCTTGGAAGAGTGAAATTCACACACTGTGCCACATAAGTtttaagggtgcaaataattttactttaaaataatttagtGGGATAATAAAACTTTCGTAAAGGTAGAGTGTGTAGTTGGAAATCCGCTTATAGGTtagggggtacttatgcattttttcCAAATATGGCCTCGGCCGGCAAGTATGCCCTCCAAATTTGGGTGTGTACAAATAGACACTTAAACTTATTTTCACTTTTTGATACACCAACTTACAAAATAATTATCTAGTCACCTCCAAATGTGCCACGACAGTGCCACATCAACATTTGTGTTTATGTGTTTAACTTTATACAAGTTGAGGTGCCTATTTGCAGGCACCCAAAGTTTGAGGGCCTGTTTATGTATTATGCCCCTTTATTAAAAGTGACTTTCTATCTTGAAAAAACGCAGACGGAAAAAGACCAGGCATTGACTACGACTATGTCGGAGCTATTGCTCTGGCTAGCCCGAGAAAGGCTGCGTGGTTTAGTTTTGGCAGAAGAATCAGCTCCATCGATTTTATCAGTAACCGAACATTTAGATGCTTTATCAGGAGAGCTAAATCGGTTGAAACTTTTGTTAAAAGGCAGCAATAAGAATCAGCAACATACAAATGGTGCAAGGGAAATTGAGATGCGAGTTAGGCGAATTGAATATCTCGTTTATCGAATGGAGGATGTTGTGGAAATATCAAGAGGAAGTTCATCTAAAATGGGGTTTGTTAAAGGTATAAAAACGATGTTTATCAGAGATGCTGCACTTACTCTCCAGCAGATTAGATCCGAGATTGAGGTCAACTGCGAGCAAATTAGAATTGCTTATAATGCAGTTAATAAGAAGGAAGATCAAGGTCAAATGAGAAATTCTCCTATTTTGCCCCAACAACTATTTGGTATTGAGGAGGATAAGAAGAAAGTGCTTGGAGTTACGTTATCTGGAGTCGGCTCGTCTTCCCACTCAGGGTCCGGCAACCCCGAGTCGTCCTCCCACTTGGTGTCCGGTATCCCCCAGTCGTCTTCCCACTCGGTGTCCTGCATCACCGAGTCGTCGTCCTACATCCCTGAGTCGTCCTCCCAATCCGTGTCCAACATCCCGAAGTCGCCGTCCCACTCCATGTCCGACATCCCCGAGTCGTCCTCTCACTCGGTGTCCGACATCCCTGAGTCGTCCTCCCACTCGGTGTCTGGTACCCCCAAGTTGTCCTTCCACTCTGTGTCCAACATCCCCGAGTCGTCCTCTCACTCGGTGTCCTGCATCCCCGAGTCGTCGTCCTACATCCCTGAGTCGTCCTCCCAATCCGTGTCCAACATCCCGAAGTCGCCGTCCCACTCCATGTCCAACATCCCCCAGTCGTCCTCTCACTCCGTGTCCGACATCCCCCAGTCGTCCTCTCACTCGGTGTCCGACATCCCTGAGTCGTCCTCCCACTCGGTGTCTGGTACCCCCAAGTTGTCCTTCCACTCTGTGTCCAACATCCCCGAGTCGTTCTCGCACTCGGTGTCCTGCATCCCCGAGTCGTCGTCCTGCATCCCTGAGTCGTCCTCCCAATCCGTGTCCAACATCCCGAAGTCGCCGTCCCACTCCATGTCCAACATCCCGAAGTCGCCATCCCACTCGGTGTCCGACATCCCCGAGTCGTCCTCTCACTCGGTGTCCGACATCCCTGAGTCATCCTCCCACTCGGTGTCTGGTACCCCCAAGTCGTCCTTCCACTCGCTGTACGGTATCCCCGAGTCTTCCTTCCACTCGCTGTACGGTATCCCCGAGTCTTCCTCCCACTCGGTGTCCAGTATCCCTAAGTCATCATCCCACTCAGTGTCCTGCATCCCTAAGTCGTCGTCCTCCCACTCAGTGTCCTGCATCCCCGAGTTGTCCTTCCACTCTGTGTCTGGCATCCCCAAGTCATCCTCTCACTTGGTGCCTAACATCCCCGAGTCATCCTCTCACTCAGTGTACAACATCCCCGAGTCATCCTCCCACTCGGTGTCTGGTACCCCCAAGTCGTCCTTCCACTCGCTGTACGGTATCCCCGAGTCTTCCTCCCACTCGGTGTCCAGTATCCCTAAGTCATCATCCCACTCAGTGTCCTGCATCCCTAAGTCGTCGTCCTCCCACTCAGTGTCCTGCATCCCCGAGTTGTCCTTCCACTCTGTGTCTGGCATCCCCAAGTCGTCCTCTCACTTGGTGCCTAACATCCCCGAGTCATCCTCTCACTCAGTGTACAACATCCCCGAGTCGTCCTCCCACTTGGGGGTCTTGGTCTTCCCAATATTTGGAGTTGTTGGCTCAGGGAAGACAACTCTGGCTAATGTTATTCTCAATGACCAACTTGTTACTGGTAACTTTAAGTATCGCATCTGGATTTATGTACCCGAGAATTGTAAAAGCAAGGATATACTTCGACAAATACACGAACAGATCGATGGAAAGAACGGAAACATGTTGTACTCCGAAGAACAATTGCTTGAAGAAGTTAGCAAAAGCCTTAAATCTCAGAGGAGCTTAATCGTCCTAGATGATGTACGGTCCATTGAAGCTTGGAAAACCCTGCATATAACATTGCCACGGCTTAAGAAAGGTAGCAAAATACTGGTGACAACCCGGGAAGTATCTGTAGCGGAATACATATCTGAAAAGCATGAGTTCCATAATATGAGGACCTTGAATGAGGAC
This genomic stretch from Nicotiana sylvestris chromosome 9, ASM39365v2, whole genome shotgun sequence harbors:
- the LOC104227953 gene encoding disease resistance protein RPP8-like; the protein is MSELLLWLARERLRGLVLAEESAPSILSVTEHLDALSGELNRLKLLLKGSNKNQQHTNGAREIEMRVRRIEYLVYRMEDVVEISRGSSSKMGFVKGIKTMFIRDAALTLQQIRSEIEVNCEQIRIAYNAVNKKEDQGQMRNSPILPQQLFGIEEDKKKVLGVTLSGVGSSSHSGSGNPESSSHLVSGIPQSSSHSVSCITESSSYIPESSSQSVSNIPKSPSHSMSDIPESSSHSVSDIPESSSHSVSGTPKLSFHSVSNIPESSSHSVSCIPESSSYIPESSSQSVSNIPKSPSHSMSNIPQSSSHSVSDIPQSSSHSVSDIPESSSHSVSGTPKLSFHSVSNIPESFSHSVSCIPESSSCIPESSSQSVSNIPKSPSHSMSNIPKSPSHSVSDIPESSSHSVSDIPESSSHSVSGTPKSSFHSLYGIPESSFHSLYGIPESSSHSVSSIPKSSSHSVSCIPKSSSSHSVSCIPELSFHSVSGIPKSSSHLVPNIPESSSHSVYNIPESSSHSVSGTPKSSFHSLYGIPESSSHSVSSIPKSSSHSVSCIPKSSSSHSVSCIPELSFHSVSGIPKSSSHLVPNIPESSSHSVYNIPESSSHLGVLVFPIFGVVGSGKTTLANVILNDQLVTGNFKYRIWIYVPENCKSKDILRQIHEQIDGKNGNMLYSEEQLLEEVSKSLKSQRSLIVLDDVRSIEAWKTLHITLPRLKKGSKILVTTREVSVAEYISEKHEFHNMRTLNEDESWDLFTHVFSPQYPAEEKMVMVRQMVGSCKGVPQLIKELAFYLAPKPAEEWEIVYKNIQTYVSAFFSTIYSELSDHLKPGFLHLGQFSEDAEIETEKLFHLWMIEGFLSTKERARGERMMDLMERYLNELAHINIIGLQQEEVPTEKKFKACRFIGGIKNLCVAWGEQKLFLKIVNLRENDCSLSSETLPPRLVIYQGDHELSVAYEVANNVRSLRVVGGNRKQFEMLNIKNFRVLRILDVDGINFQGQKLPRGISNLLLLRYLSVKGCVLEELPSSIGTLVHLQVLDLRVKESTEMVVADVLWKMRKLKHLYLPSKFRTQKEGEKLRLDSLKELETIENFNTSVCKVNHVSKFPKLRYLAAKIEGNFEDFKSINSYMKTSNNWLYASIDIVDLDCYSEEMHSVLREFLWCEVLQTLHFKGHIGHLPPYDEISQKLTQLVLNNSHLKEDPMPTLERLPNLARLILAGDAYMGKKMVCSASGFRQLKHLEIMSLHLLEKFEVNCTAMPIISVLKITNCERYDRVIPDCLNERSSLHHLEIVLS